A genomic window from Zerene cesonia ecotype Mississippi unplaced genomic scaffold, Zerene_cesonia_1.1 Zces_u008, whole genome shotgun sequence includes:
- the LOC119839097 gene encoding uncharacterized protein LOC119839097 isoform X2 yields the protein MNLSISIVYIVPEMKKLNRRSFHVRLCMAANLPHGSHWLSRSRFVSRYRHFHPIQVTSRSPSMNTVDIEKFIECVKGYPILYNRRHKFYNSIAKKTLAWELVGKEMNESSDVLRVKWKGLKDGYTKYKRFQAGVAPSNKSYHSWCWSENLKFLDEYVINKNNSKYKNAQTSETSSPSPPRQSPTPSADDNDLRENIESAQWTVSPAIQYESYSSRRSLSVTDEEYDPKRQKVLDPVDHLFTSYAGTFRKFSLKTQCMIKVKMAKIFADAELAEFESVHTNVSEVLLNVSNDNSIDSSQFTKIKIEKADL from the exons ATGAACTTATCCATATCAATTGTATACATAGTACCTGAAATGAAAAAGTTGAATCGGCGTTCGTTTCACGTACGCCTCTGCATGGCAGCCAATTTGCCTCACGGTTCCCACTGGCTATCTCGTTCTCGCTTCGTTTCGCGGTATCGCCATTTTCATCCAATACAAGTGACGTCGCGCTCGCCAT cCATGAACACGGTAGATATTGAAAAGTTCATAGAATGCGTGAAAGGCTACCCCATACTGTACAACAGACGACACAAATTCTATAACAGTATTGCGAAAAAAACACTAGCATGGGAACTTGTTGGCAAGGAAATGAACGAGTCGA gTGACGTTCTAAGAGTTAAATGGAAAGGCCTAAAGGATggttacacaaaatataaaagattccAAGCTGGTGTTGCACCATCCAACAAATCATACCACAGCTGGTGCTGGAGCGAAAACTTAAAATTCCTAGACGAatatgtgataaataaaaataattctaaatacaAGAATGCGCAGACATCAGAGACGTCATCGCCGTCACCGCCGCGACAGTCTCCAACGCCGAGCGCGGATGACAATGATTTGCGTGAGAACATAGAATCCGCGCAATGGACGGTTAGCCCGGCCATACAGTATGAGTCGTATAGCAGCCGCAGATCGTTGTCCGTGACAGACGAGGAATATGACCCAAAACGCCAGAAAGTATTAGATCCCGTAGATCATTTGTTCACCAGCTATGCGGGAACATTTAGAAAGTTCTCCCTTAAAACCCAATGTATGATAAAGGTTAAGATGGCTAAAATATTCGCTGATGCTGAACTTGCCGAGTTTGAGTCTGTACATACAAATGTATCGGAGGTCTTACTGAATGTTAGTAACGATAACTCGATAGATAGTTCGCAGTTTACAAAGATAAAGATAGAAAAAGCTGATTTatga
- the LOC119839141 gene encoding organic cation transporter-like protein, producing MVQRIATQITGPKKEDGLANLIGQFGRWQFLIFATVSLVKLSSGWVQMAILFLTPKIQFWCVEFKNASTVIIAENSTCYADCVRYEYDAAPFDNTIVSEWDLVCQRGWLASFTQMVLQFGVLLGSIVMGFLSDRYGRKYTFLFSTTTLIVLGFGIPFSPDYTTFTVLRFLQGAATSGTMVISFVIVMETVGTEYREILGCLFQIPFIIGHMTTPLFAYYFRSWNTYSLAMAVPPLIYTMYFFSLTESPRWLLSVGRVDDAAKIVKRAAEFNGLPTSKVDDSLKQISEEIRAKSTATRANYADLMRPSLRVKTICCCIMWTIVGLTFYGFNQYISQTSPDPFITVAAAGAIQIPSNLLAIWFIKYFGRKLTISVAFTLGGLCVLLLGVLPNDHTTTLTLGTLGVSCVSIVASSIYIYTSELYPTVVRNMSMGACSMCMRIGSMIAPFISNSSATLPWLPTAIFGLVPIAASLMCLFLPETKGTTLPDSLEDVDKQ from the exons ATGGTTCAGCGCATCGCGACCCAGATAACGGGCCCAAAAAAGGAGGACGGGCTTGCAAACCTCATCGGCCAGTTCGGAAGATGGCAGTTTCTAATATTCGCGACTGTTTCCTTGGTCAAGTTATCCTCGGGATGGGTGCAAATGGCGATTCTATTTTTGACCCCAAAAATCCAGTTTTGGTGTGTAGAGTTCAAAAATGCCAGTACGGTTATAATTGCAGAAAACTCCACTTGCTATGCGGATTGTGTTAGGTATGAGTATGATGCAGCACCATTCGATAATACGATCGTGTCCGAGTGGGATCTGGTGTGCCAGAGGGGCTGGCTGGCGAGTTTCACCCAAATGGTGTTGCAGTTTGGAGTCCTTCTGGGCAGTATTGTGATGGGATTCCTATCCGATAG ATATGGCCGAAAGTATACATTTCTCTTTTCAACGACGACGCTTATCGTCCTGGGATTCGGTATCCCTTTCTCACCCGACTATACCACCTTTACCGTCCTCCGCTTCCTGCAAGGCGCCGCAACGTCAGGAACTATGGTCATCTCTTTCGTTATCGTCATGGAGACGGTCGGAACGGAGTACAGGGAGATACTAGGCTGTCTCTTTCAGATTCCCTTCATCATTGGGCATATGACCACTCCGCTCTTCGCGTATTACTTCAGGAGTTGGAATACATACAGTTTGGCGATGGCTGTACCCCCCTTGATTTATACAATGTACTTCTTTTCCTTAACTGAATCCCCACGATGGTTACTCTCTGTGGGTAGAGTGGATGATGCTGCCAAGATTGTTAAACGCGCTGCGGAATT TAACGGCTTACCGACAAGTAAAGTGGACGACTCATTGAAGCAAATATCGGAAGAAATAAGAGCAAAATCAACGGCCACTCGCGCGAACTACGCCGACCTCATGCGGCCCTCTCTCCGCGTGAAGACCATCTGCTGCTGCATCATGTGGACCATTGTGGGGCTCACCTTCTACGGCTTCAACCAGTATATCAGCCAGACCAGTCCTGATCCGTTCATCACGGTAGCAGCAGCTGGAGCTATACAG ATCCCATCAAACCTGCTAGCCATCTGGTTCATCAAGTACTTCGGGAGGAAACTGACCATCTCCGTTGCTTTCACCCTCGGCGGTCTCTGTGTGTTACTTCTCGGCGTTCTTCCCAACGACCACACCACAACCCTGACCCTCGGAACCCTTGGAGTGAGCTGCGTGTCCATTGTTGCCTCCTCAATATACATTTACACGTCAGAACTTTACCCGACAGTGGTAAGGAACATGTCTATGGGAGCTTGTTCAATGTGCATGCGGATTGGTTCTATGATAGCGCCGTTTATATCGAATTCTTCAGCGACGTTGCCATGGTTACCGACGGCCATTTTCGGGCTCGTTCCAATAGCGGCAAGCctcatgtgtttatttttgccGGAGACAAAGGGGACCACGCTACCGGATAGTTTGGAAGACGTGGATAAACAATGA